From a region of the Lactuca sativa cultivar Salinas chromosome 4, Lsat_Salinas_v11, whole genome shotgun sequence genome:
- the LOC111911879 gene encoding TIR-only protein has protein sequence MQRSISSTKNVYSNLLHYQKPPTAAMITRQQPPCDVFINHRGIDTKKNVAGLLYNHLTRLRLRPFLDSKNMKPGDKLFNKIDTAISGCKVGVAVFSPRYCQSYFCLHELARIMEAKKKVIPVFCDVKPSELMIKDNGRCPKHELDRFQSALEEAKYTVGITFDSSDGDWPGFLTTTTEAILENLIEVEEEEQHQKLICEVN, from the exons ATGCAACGTTCAATTTCCTCAACCAAGAATGTCTACAGTAATCTCCTTCACTACCAGAAACCACCAACTGCCGCCATGATCACACGTCAGCAGCCACCTTGCGATGTTTTCATTAACCATCGTGGAATTGACACAAAGAAGAACGTCGCCGGACTTTTGTATAATCATCTCACGAGGTTAAGATTAAGGCCTTTCTTGGACAGCAAGAATATGAAACCAGGCGATAAATTGTTCAATAAAATTGATACTGCAATCAGCGGATGTAAAGTTGGAGTTGCGGTTTTCTCTCCCCGGTATTGTCAATCCTATTTTTGCTTGCATGAACTGGCTCGTATTATGGAGGCTAAGAAGAAGGTTATACCTGTTTTTTGTGATGTTAAACCATCGGAGCTTATGATTAAGGACAACGGGAGGTGCCCAAAACATGAGCTAGATAGGTTTCAGTCGGCTCTTGAAGAGGCTAAGTACACCGTCGGCATAACTTTCGATTCATCAGACGG GGACTGGCCGGGATTTTTAACGACAACGACCGAAGCGATTCTGGAAAACTTGATAGAGGTG